A genomic window from Streptomyces sp. 846.5 includes:
- a CDS encoding L-threonylcarbamoyladenylate synthase has translation MSRRYDCADPSDRAAGLREAASAIRRGELVVLPTDTLYGIGADAFKPEAVADLLAAKGRGRNMPTPVLVGSPTTLHGLVSDFSESAWELVDAFWPGGLTLVTRHQPSLRWDLGDTRGSVAVRMPLHPVAIELLNTTGPLAVSSANLTGGTPPADCDEAQRQLGDSVSIYLDGGTADHAVASSIVDVTGKTPVLLREGAITAAQLREVVPDLEAGS, from the coding sequence ATGAGCCGCCGCTACGACTGTGCCGATCCGAGCGACCGCGCCGCCGGTCTGCGTGAGGCCGCGTCCGCGATCAGGCGCGGCGAGCTCGTCGTGCTGCCCACGGACACCCTGTACGGGATCGGCGCGGACGCCTTCAAGCCGGAGGCCGTCGCCGACCTGCTGGCCGCCAAGGGCCGGGGCCGCAATATGCCCACCCCGGTGCTGGTCGGCTCGCCGACCACGCTGCACGGCCTGGTCAGCGACTTCTCCGAGTCGGCCTGGGAACTGGTCGACGCCTTCTGGCCCGGCGGCCTGACCCTGGTCACCCGGCACCAGCCCTCGCTGCGCTGGGACCTGGGCGACACCCGGGGCAGCGTCGCGGTGCGGATGCCGCTGCACCCGGTGGCCATCGAGCTGCTGAACACCACCGGACCGCTGGCCGTCTCCAGCGCCAACCTCACCGGCGGCACGCCGCCGGCCGACTGCGACGAGGCCCAGCGGCAGCTGGGCGACAGCGTGTCGATCTACCTGGACGGCGGGACGGCGGACCACGCGGTCGCCTCGTCGATCGTCGACGTGACCGGGAAGACCCCGGTACTGCTGCGGGAGGGCGCGATCACCGCTGCCCAGCTCCGCGAGGTGGTACCGGACCTGGAGGCCGGCAGTTGA
- a CDS encoding protein-tyrosine-phosphatase: MTDVRAVGPWADHAGAGSLRGAAAGAVMPLATRSGRPVPRPYYGGAEPRHGAFKILYVCTGNVCRSPIAERLTRHELTDRLGARAGDILVESAGTWGHEGAPMESNAAEVLVEYGADSGGFVGRELLDEHVIGADLVLTATRDHRAQVISMGHAAGLRTFTLKEFTRLVKAIDPATLPEAAESPAEVAERARVLVRAAAALRGWLLAATPEADEVDDPYGAPLGMFRNCGEEIFDALDPIVTALTGVARVTV; this comes from the coding sequence TTGACCGACGTCCGAGCGGTCGGCCCCTGGGCCGACCATGCCGGAGCCGGGTCCCTGCGCGGGGCCGCGGCGGGTGCCGTCATGCCCCTGGCCACCCGGTCGGGGCGGCCGGTGCCCCGGCCCTACTACGGCGGCGCGGAACCCCGGCACGGGGCTTTCAAGATCCTCTATGTCTGCACCGGCAATGTCTGCCGCTCGCCGATCGCCGAGCGGCTGACCCGGCACGAGCTGACCGACCGGCTCGGCGCCCGGGCCGGCGACATCCTGGTCGAGAGCGCGGGCACCTGGGGGCACGAGGGCGCGCCGATGGAGTCCAACGCGGCCGAGGTGCTGGTCGAGTACGGCGCCGACTCGGGCGGGTTCGTGGGCCGGGAGCTGCTCGACGAGCATGTGATCGGGGCGGACCTGGTGCTGACCGCGACCCGGGACCACCGGGCCCAGGTCATCTCGATGGGCCACGCCGCCGGACTGCGCACCTTCACCCTGAAGGAGTTCACCCGGCTGGTGAAGGCGATAGACCCGGCCACTCTGCCGGAGGCGGCCGAGTCCCCGGCCGAGGTGGCGGAGCGCGCCCGGGTGCTGGTCCGGGCCGCGGCCGCGCTGCGCGGCTGGCTGCTGGCGGCGACCCCGGAGGCGGACGAGGTGGACGACCCCTACGGCGCGCCGCTGGGGATGTTCCGCAACTGCGGCGAGGAGATCTTCGACGCCCTGGACCCCATCGTGACGGCGCTGACGGGCGTGGCCCGGGTGACCGTCTAG
- a CDS encoding LCP family protein — MEDKSIEMPQHKRPRSRRRVLTLLAWATAAVLVICAGTGGYLYWKLNSNIKTVDINAALGTDRPAASTTGAMNILILGSDSRSGGNSKLAGGADDGTARSDTAMVIHVNEAHTHADVVSIPRDTLVTRPACGTKAGATGVMFNTAYEVGGATCAVKTVESMTGLRMDHYVEVDFQGFAKLVDALGGVAVTTTVDINDTDSGLHLQAGTNKLTGAQALAFVRTRHGVGDGSDLGRIELQQQFVKSLMAQVQNLGLLTDPVKLYELASTATSAITTDSELGSVASLVSFAESMKSVKSSEITAVTMPNTTAPSDPNRVVALEPQATELWAALKDDAAVPKSVTALQSADPATSASAG, encoded by the coding sequence ATGGAGGACAAGTCGATCGAAATGCCGCAGCACAAGCGCCCGCGCTCACGAAGGCGCGTGCTGACTCTGCTGGCCTGGGCGACCGCGGCTGTCCTGGTGATCTGCGCCGGTACGGGCGGCTATCTGTACTGGAAGCTCAACAGCAACATCAAGACGGTGGACATCAACGCCGCGCTGGGCACCGACCGCCCCGCCGCGAGCACCACCGGCGCCATGAACATCCTGATCCTGGGCTCTGACTCGCGCTCCGGCGGCAACAGCAAGCTGGCCGGCGGCGCGGATGACGGGACGGCGCGCTCCGACACCGCGATGGTCATCCACGTCAACGAGGCGCACACCCACGCCGATGTGGTCAGCATCCCCCGGGACACCCTGGTCACCCGTCCCGCCTGCGGGACCAAGGCCGGGGCCACCGGCGTGATGTTCAACACCGCCTACGAGGTCGGCGGCGCGACCTGCGCGGTGAAGACCGTGGAGTCGATGACCGGCCTGCGGATGGACCACTACGTCGAGGTCGACTTCCAGGGCTTCGCCAAGCTGGTCGACGCGCTGGGCGGGGTCGCCGTCACCACCACGGTGGACATCAACGACACGGACAGCGGTCTGCATCTGCAGGCCGGCACCAACAAGCTGACCGGTGCCCAGGCCCTGGCGTTCGTCCGCACCCGGCACGGCGTCGGGGACGGCAGCGACCTGGGTCGGATCGAGCTGCAGCAGCAGTTCGTCAAGTCGCTGATGGCGCAGGTGCAGAACCTCGGACTGCTCACCGACCCGGTGAAGCTCTACGAACTCGCCTCCACCGCGACCAGTGCGATCACGACCGACAGCGAGCTCGGTTCGGTCGCTTCGCTGGTCTCCTTCGCCGAGAGCATGAAGTCCGTCAAGTCCTCCGAGATCACTGCGGTGACGATGCCCAACACCACCGCGCCGAGCGATCCCAACCGGGTGGTGGCGCTGGAGCCGCAGGCCACGGAGCTTTGGGCGGCGCTCAAGGACGACGCGGCGGTGCCGAAGTCTGTTACGGCGCTGCAGAGTGCGGACCCTGCGACGAGCGCGTCGGCGGGGTAG
- the prfA gene encoding peptide chain release factor 1, giving the protein MFEAVEELLSEHAVLEERLADPAVHADQAEARRLSKRYAELTPITATYRQWRQTGEDIGTARELADDDPDFYAEIKQLEHRREELTEALRLLLVPRDPNDDKDVLLEVKAGEGGEESALFAGDLLRMYLRYAEKVGWKTEIIDSNESDLGGYKDVQVAVKARAGAEPGQGVWARLKYEGGVHRVQRVPATESQGRIHTSAAGVLVTPEAEDVEVEINANDLRIDVYRSSGPGGQSVNTTDSAVRITHLPTGIVASCQNQKSQLQNKEAAMRILRSRVLAAAQEEADQEASDARRSQVRTVDRSERIRTYNFPENRISDHRTGFKAYNLDQVLGGELDALIQSAVDADAAARLEAAAQNG; this is encoded by the coding sequence ATGTTCGAGGCAGTCGAGGAGCTCCTGAGCGAGCACGCGGTTCTCGAGGAACGGCTGGCTGATCCCGCGGTCCACGCGGACCAGGCCGAGGCGCGCCGCCTCTCCAAGCGCTACGCCGAGCTCACCCCGATCACCGCCACCTACCGCCAGTGGCGGCAGACCGGTGAGGACATCGGGACCGCGCGCGAGCTCGCCGACGACGACCCGGACTTCTACGCCGAGATCAAGCAGCTGGAGCACCGCCGCGAGGAGCTGACCGAGGCGCTCCGGCTGCTGCTGGTCCCGCGCGACCCCAACGACGACAAGGACGTCCTGCTGGAGGTCAAGGCCGGCGAGGGCGGCGAGGAGTCCGCGCTGTTCGCCGGCGACCTGCTGCGGATGTACCTGCGCTACGCCGAGAAGGTCGGCTGGAAGACCGAGATCATCGACTCCAACGAGTCCGACCTCGGCGGCTACAAGGACGTCCAGGTCGCGGTGAAGGCACGGGCCGGCGCCGAGCCGGGCCAAGGCGTCTGGGCCCGGCTGAAGTACGAGGGCGGGGTGCACCGGGTGCAGCGGGTGCCCGCGACCGAGTCGCAGGGCCGGATCCACACCTCGGCGGCCGGCGTGCTGGTCACCCCCGAGGCGGAGGACGTCGAGGTCGAGATCAACGCCAACGACCTGCGCATCGACGTGTACCGCTCCTCGGGCCCCGGCGGCCAGTCGGTCAACACCACCGACTCGGCGGTGCGGATCACCCACCTGCCCACCGGTATCGTCGCCTCCTGCCAGAACCAGAAGAGCCAGCTGCAGAACAAGGAGGCGGCCATGCGCATCCTGCGTTCCCGCGTCCTGGCGGCAGCCCAGGAGGAGGCCGACCAGGAGGCCAGCGACGCGCGCCGCAGCCAGGTGCGCACCGTGGACCGCTCGGAGCGCATCCGTACCTACAACTTCCCCGAGAACCGCATCTCGGACCACCGCACCGGCTTCAAGGCGTACAACTTGGACCAGGTGCTGGGCGGCGAGCTCGACGCGCTGATCCAGTCGGCGGTGGACGCCGACGCCGCGGCGCGGCTCGAGGCCGCGGCCCAGAACGGCTGA
- the rpmE gene encoding 50S ribosomal protein L31, with protein MKPEIHPTYVVTQVTCTCGNEFTTRSTEPSGVMRAEICSNCHPFYTGKQKLMDTGGRVARFEARFGKKHAAKQG; from the coding sequence TTGAAGCCCGAGATCCACCCGACCTACGTGGTCACCCAGGTCACCTGCACCTGTGGCAACGAGTTCACCACCCGCAGCACCGAGCCCTCCGGCGTCATGCGCGCTGAGATCTGCTCCAACTGCCACCCCTTCTACACCGGCAAGCAGAAGCTCATGGACACGGGTGGCCGCGTGGCCCGCTTCGAGGCCCGCTTCGGCAAGAAGCACGCCGCCAAGCAGGGCTAG
- the prmC gene encoding peptide chain release factor N(5)-glutamine methyltransferase yields MNLLLAEVAQATQRLAAAGVPSPRFDAEELAAYVHEVKRGELHNVADSDFDARYWEVISRREAREPLQHITGRAFFRYLELQVGPGVFVPRPETESVVGWAIDALRSMDVAEPLVVDLCTGSGAIALALAQEVPRSRVHAVELSDEAYAWARRNVDASPDAPRISLVQGDATRAFEDQPELHGRFDLVISNPPYIPLTEWEYVAPEARDHDPQLALFSGEDGLDTIRGIEKVAARLLRPGGVVVIEHADTQGGLVPWIFREESGWTDAADHRDLNNRPRFATARRAAL; encoded by the coding sequence GTGAACCTGCTGCTCGCCGAGGTGGCCCAGGCCACCCAGCGATTGGCCGCCGCGGGCGTGCCCTCGCCCCGGTTCGACGCCGAGGAGCTGGCCGCGTACGTCCATGAGGTCAAGCGGGGGGAACTGCACAACGTCGCCGACAGCGACTTCGACGCCCGCTACTGGGAGGTCATCTCCCGGCGCGAGGCCCGTGAACCGCTCCAGCACATCACCGGGCGGGCCTTCTTCCGCTACCTGGAGCTCCAGGTCGGCCCCGGCGTCTTCGTGCCCAGGCCGGAGACCGAGTCGGTAGTCGGCTGGGCGATAGACGCGCTGCGCTCCATGGACGTCGCCGAACCGCTGGTGGTCGACCTGTGCACGGGCTCGGGCGCGATCGCCCTGGCGCTGGCGCAGGAGGTGCCGCGGAGCCGGGTGCACGCCGTCGAGCTGTCGGACGAGGCGTACGCCTGGGCCCGCCGCAATGTCGACGCCAGCCCGGACGCGCCCCGGATCAGCCTGGTCCAAGGGGACGCCACCAGGGCGTTCGAGGACCAGCCCGAGCTGCACGGCCGTTTCGACCTGGTGATCAGCAACCCGCCGTACATCCCGCTGACGGAGTGGGAGTACGTCGCACCCGAGGCCCGCGACCACGACCCGCAGCTGGCGCTGTTCTCCGGCGAGGACGGGCTCGACACCATCCGGGGCATCGAGAAGGTCGCGGCCCGGCTGCTGCGGCCCGGCGGCGTCGTGGTGATCGAGCACGCCGACACCCAGGGCGGGCTGGTGCCGTGGATCTTCCGCGAGGAGTCCGGCTGGACGGACGCCGCGGACCACCGCGACCTCAACAACCGACCCCGTTTCGCCACCGCCCGCAGGGCCGCGCTGTGA